A single region of the Microtus ochrogaster isolate Prairie Vole_2 chromosome 2, MicOch1.0, whole genome shotgun sequence genome encodes:
- the LOC101990760 gene encoding LOW QUALITY PROTEIN: olfactory receptor 5AC1-like (The sequence of the model RefSeq protein was modified relative to this genomic sequence to represent the inferred CDS: substituted 1 base at 1 genomic stop codon), protein MAERNQTLVTEFVLTGLMDHPELQEPLFPVFLIIYLIIMVGNLGLTALIWKNSHLHTTPMYLFLSSLAFDDAWTSSSVNPKMLVKFLSTDQEISLIKCFAXFYFFCSSATTECFLLLVMAYDHYVAICNPLFNPVVMSNKLCTQFTVVTYFIGVLNSTIHVGLLIRFTFCRSNVIHYFYCEIIQLLTISCTDPTLNMLVVFICSLFIQIFTFANIVVSYTRVLFAILRKKSEKGKSKAFSTCSAHLLSVSLFYGNLFLIYIRPGSGPAEDKEKMYSLFYTIIIPLLNSFMYSLRNKEVLGAPRRLKKK, encoded by the coding sequence ATGGCAGAAAGAAACCAGACTCTGGTGACTGAGTTTGTCCTCACAGGACTCATGGATCATCCAGAGTTGCAGGAGCCACTCTTCCCTGTGTTCCTCATCATCTACctcatcatcatggtgggcaaCCTTGGACTGACTGCTCTCATCTGGAAAAACTCTCACCTTCATACCACTCCCATGTACTTATTCCTCAGCAGTTTAGCTTTTGATGATGCATGGACTTCATCCTCTGTGAACCCCAAGATGCTTGTTAAATTTCTATCTACAGATCAGGAGATATCCCTGATTAAGTGCTTTGcctaattttactttttctgctcCAGTGCAACCACAGAATGTTTCCTGCTGCTAGTGATGGCCTATGACCACTATGTTGCCATATGCAACCCCCTGTTTAATCCAGTGGTGATGTCCAATAAGCTCTGTACTCAGTTCACAGTTGTTACATATTTTATAGGTGTTCTGAATTCAACAATTCATGTGGGGCTGTTAATCAGATTCACTTTCTGCAGGTCCAATGTTATACATTATTTCTACTGTGAAATTATTCAGTTACTCACAATTTCTTGCACTGATCCTACACTTAATATGCTGGTGGTTTTCATCTGCTCACTCTTTATACAAATCTTCACATTTGCAAACATTGTAGTCTCTTATACCCGTGTGCTCTTTGCCATCCTGAGAAAGAAGTCTGAGAAGGGCAAAAGCAAAGCCTTCTCCACCTGTAGTGCCCATCTGCTATCTGTCTCTTTGTTCTATGGAAATCTCTTCCTCATTTATATACGTCCTGGGTCTGGACCAGCTGAAGATAAGGAAAAGATGTATTCCTTATTTTACACAATAATAATTCCCTTGCTAAATTCATTTATGTATAGTCTGAGGAATAAAGAGGTTCTGGGAGCCCCGAGaagactaaaaaagaaataa
- the LOC101995604 gene encoding olfactory receptor 5AC1-like: protein MSDMTEENHTLVTEFILMGLTDQPTLKAALFLLFLVIYLVTMVGNLGLIALISKDRHLHTPMYLFLSSLAFADSCTSSSVTPKMLINFLSTNHAISLVECFAQFYFMGSSATTECFLLSVMAYDRYVAICKPLLYPVLMSNRLCTQFIAVIYLLGVLHLAIHVGLLLRLTFCRTNIIQYYYCEILQLFSISCIDPSINMFVLLVFSISIQAFTFVTIMVSYVSVLFAILRKKSEKGRSKAFSTCSAHLLSVSLFYGTLFLIYVCPGSGPVGDKEKMLSLFYTVIIPLLNPFVYSLRNKEVIGAFRRVVRKY from the coding sequence ATGTCAGACATGACAGAAGAAAACCACACTCTGGTGACTGAGTTTATCCTCATGGGACTCACAGATCAGCCCACGCTAAAGGCCGCTCTGTTCCTACTGTTCCTCGTCATCTACCTCGTCACCATGGTGGGCAATCTCGGACTGATTGCTCTCATTTCGAAGGACCGTCACCTTCACACCCCTATGTACTTATTCCTCAGCAGTTTAGCCTTTGCTGACTCATGCACGTCATCTTCTGTGACCCCCAAAATGCTTATCAACTTTTTATCTACAAATCATGCTATATCCCTTGTTGAGTGCTTTGCTCAGTTTTACTTTATGGGTTCCAGTGCAACTacagaatgttttcttctgtctgtgatggcctatgaccgctatgtagcCATATGCAAGCCCTTGCTTTATCCAGTGCTGATGTCTAATAGACTCTGTACTCAGTTTATAGCTGTGATATACTTACTTGGTGTTCTGCACCTGGCAATTCATGTGGGTTTGTTACTTCGACTAACTTTCTGCAGAACCAACATTATACAATATTATTATTGTGAAATTTTGCAACTTTTCAGCATTTCTTGTATTGATCCTTCAATTAACATGTTCGTGCTTTTAGTATTTTCAATTTCTATACAAGCCTTCACCTTTGTAACCATCATGGTCTCATATGTCAGTGTCCTCTTTGCCATCCTGAGAAAGAAGTCTGAGAAGGGCAGAAGCAAAGCCTTCTCTACCTGCAGTGCCCacctgctctctgtctctttattCTATGGAACTCTTTTTCTCATCTATGTTTGCCCTGGGTCTGGACCAGTTGGAGACAAagagaagatgctttctttattttatacagTAATAATTCCCCTGCTCAATCCATTTGTTTacagtctcagaaacaaagaggTTATAGGTGCCTTTAGAAGAGTAGTAAGGAAATACTAA